A portion of the Pseudomonas sp. GR 6-02 genome contains these proteins:
- a CDS encoding PhoX family protein — MSLLEDNQPTDLEKMVGLSRRGFISAGALCGAAMFLGGNLLSRSVLAASVSAGSSKLLGFDSIAVATTDTITLPPGYKSSVLISWGQPLQKNGPTFDPSGNGTAQAQEVQFGDNNDGMSLFEFPGDKDRALMAINNEYTNYRYLYPHGGMPQSAEDVRKALACEGVSVIEVQRKNGQWQFVQGSRYNRRIHGNAPIKLSGPAAGHDLLKTSADKHGKKVLGTFQNCANGKTPWGTYLTCEENFTDCFGSSNAEQKFDAAQKRYGAVATSKDINWHQHDPRFDLAKNPNELNRHGWVVEIDPFDPQSTPVKRTALGRFKHENAALAETNDGRAVVYMGDDERGEFIYKFVSRDKINHKNPKANRDLLDHGTLYVARFDAGDGNADHPKGQGQWIELTHGKNGIDASSGFADQAEVLIHARLAASVVSATRMDRPEWIVVSPKDGQVYCTLTNNAKRGEEGQPVGGPNPREKNVYGQILRWRTDRDDHGSNSFAWDLFVVAGNPGVHAGTPKAGSSNITPQNMFNSPDGLGFDKAGRLWILTDGDTSNAGDFAGMGNNQMLCADPATGEIRRFMVGPVGCEVTGISFSPDQKTLFVGIQHPGENGGSTFPEHLPNGKPRSSVMAITREDGGIVGA, encoded by the coding sequence GTGAGCCTATTAGAAGACAACCAACCCACCGACCTCGAAAAAATGGTCGGCCTCAGCCGTCGTGGTTTCATCAGCGCCGGCGCCCTCTGCGGTGCGGCGATGTTTCTCGGTGGCAACCTGTTGAGTCGCAGCGTGCTGGCCGCCAGCGTCAGCGCCGGTTCCAGCAAACTGTTGGGCTTCGACAGCATTGCCGTCGCCACGACCGATACCATCACCCTGCCGCCGGGCTACAAGTCCTCGGTTTTGATTAGCTGGGGCCAGCCGCTGCAAAAGAATGGCCCGACATTCGACCCTAGCGGTAACGGCACGGCCCAGGCGCAGGAAGTCCAGTTCGGCGACAACAACGACGGCATGAGCCTGTTCGAATTCCCCGGTGACAAAGACCGGGCGCTGATGGCGATCAACAACGAATACACCAATTACCGCTACCTCTACCCCCACGGCGGCATGCCGCAATCGGCGGAAGATGTGCGCAAGGCCCTGGCCTGCGAAGGCGTGTCAGTGATCGAAGTGCAGCGCAAGAACGGCCAGTGGCAGTTCGTCCAGGGCTCGCGCTACAACCGGCGCATTCACGGTAATGCGCCCATCAAACTGAGCGGCCCCGCAGCGGGTCACGACCTGCTGAAAACCAGTGCCGACAAACACGGCAAGAAAGTCCTCGGCACCTTCCAGAACTGCGCCAACGGCAAAACGCCGTGGGGCACTTATCTGACCTGCGAAGAGAACTTCACCGACTGCTTCGGCAGCAGCAATGCCGAGCAAAAATTCGACGCCGCGCAGAAACGCTACGGCGCAGTGGCAACCAGCAAAGACATCAACTGGCATCAACACGATCCACGCTTCGACCTGGCGAAAAATCCCAACGAACTCAACCGCCACGGCTGGGTGGTGGAAATCGACCCGTTCGATCCGCAATCGACGCCGGTCAAACGCACCGCGCTGGGCCGCTTCAAACATGAAAACGCTGCCCTGGCCGAAACCAACGACGGTCGCGCCGTGGTGTACATGGGCGACGACGAACGTGGCGAGTTCATCTATAAATTCGTCAGCCGCGACAAGATCAACCACAAAAACCCCAAAGCCAACCGCGATCTGCTGGACCACGGCACCTTGTACGTGGCGCGTTTCGATGCGGGCGACGGCAACGCCGATCATCCGAAAGGCCAGGGCCAGTGGATCGAACTGACCCACGGCAAGAACGGCATCGACGCCAGCAGCGGTTTTGCCGATCAGGCCGAAGTGCTGATTCATGCGCGCCTCGCCGCCAGCGTGGTGAGCGCCACGCGCATGGACCGCCCGGAATGGATCGTCGTCAGCCCCAAGGACGGCCAGGTCTATTGCACCCTGACCAACAACGCCAAGCGCGGCGAAGAAGGCCAACCGGTGGGCGGCCCGAACCCACGCGAGAAGAACGTCTACGGGCAGATCCTGCGCTGGCGCACCGACCGCGACGATCACGGTTCGAATAGCTTTGCCTGGGACCTGTTTGTGGTCGCCGGCAACCCGGGCGTCCACGCCGGCACGCCGAAGGCCGGCTCGTCAAACATCACCCCGCAGAACATGTTCAACAGCCCGGACGGCCTGGGCTTCGACAAGGCCGGACGCTTGTGGATTCTGACCGACGGCGACACGAGCAATGCGGGCGACTTCGCGGGCATGGGCAATAACCAGATGCTGTGCGCCGACCCGGCAACCGGTGAGATCCGCCGTTTCATGGTCGGGCCGGTGGGCTGTGAGGTGACGGGGATCAGCTTCTCGCCGGATCAGAAGACCTTGTTTGTCGGGATTCAGCATCCGGGGGAAAACGGCGGGTCGACATTCCCTGAACACCTGCCCAATGGCAAGCCGCGGTCTTCGGTGATGGCGATTACCCGCGAGGATGGCGGAATCGTCGGCGCCTGA
- a CDS encoding TOBE domain-containing protein — protein MSLPTLLSQHIVRRPQRIALLQHIAEQGSITRAAKSAGLSYKAAWDAIDELNNLAQKPLVERSVGGKGGGGAKLSSEGERVLRLYQKLQALQAQVLEAAEEASDLDLLGRLMLRTSARNQLHGKVVAIDAQGRNDRIRLELAEGLLIDAQITHDSTLRLELETGTEVVALIKAGWLELLGIDQAATHGNNCLKGTIEEILDAEDSPSEVRIGLPNGQTLCALAEPLHLKNLGLAAGKPVQVQFAPSNILLGTPL, from the coding sequence ATGTCCTTGCCTACGTTGTTGTCCCAGCACATTGTCCGTCGTCCGCAGCGCATCGCGTTGCTGCAACACATCGCCGAACAGGGCTCGATCACCCGCGCCGCAAAAAGCGCCGGCCTGAGTTACAAGGCCGCGTGGGACGCCATCGACGAGCTGAACAACCTCGCGCAGAAACCACTGGTGGAGCGCAGCGTTGGTGGCAAGGGCGGCGGTGGCGCCAAATTGTCCAGCGAAGGCGAGCGCGTGTTGCGCCTGTATCAAAAGCTGCAAGCGTTGCAGGCTCAGGTTCTGGAAGCCGCCGAAGAGGCCAGCGACCTGGACTTGCTCGGTCGGCTGATGCTCAGAACCAGCGCGCGCAATCAATTGCACGGCAAGGTCGTGGCGATCGATGCACAGGGGCGCAACGACCGGATCCGCCTTGAACTGGCCGAAGGCTTGCTCATTGACGCGCAGATCACTCACGACAGCACCCTGCGCCTGGAGCTGGAAACGGGTACCGAAGTGGTCGCACTGATCAAGGCCGGTTGGCTGGAACTGCTTGGCATCGATCAAGCTGCAACACATGGCAACAATTGCCTGAAGGGCACGATCGAAGAAATCCTCGACGCTGAAGACAGCCCCAGCGAAGTGCGCATCGGCCTGCCCAATGGCCAGACACTTTGCGCCCTGGCCGAGCCGCTGCACCTGAAAAACCTCGGGCTTGCCGCCGGTAAACCGGTGCAGGTGCAGTTCGCGCCATCGAACATCCTGCTGGGTACACCGCTCTAG